In Hippocampus zosterae strain Florida chromosome 3, ASM2543408v3, whole genome shotgun sequence, a genomic segment contains:
- the tdg.1 gene encoding thymine DNA glycosylase, tandem duplicate 1 isoform X2, producing MDNNMNGSLPVGSSAYLQQWIQSAQQFQALQAQYSTYNRLPHCPEEHTGGTVAATSHIVHPQPAMEQQEPANLTKPPPKKRGRPSQPKEPKPPKAPKVPKEPKPPKEPKPPKEPKPPKEPKPPKVPKPPKEPKPPKEPKAPKAKPGPKPKKGAQGQADDGKQEKIDESFKKVKRKVDRFKGMSEEEVMKKTLPDLLDHNLDYVIIGINPGLMAAFIGRWFPGPGNHFWKCLFLSGFTEEQLNHMHDTTLPGKYKMGFTNMVARATPGSKDLSSKELREGGKILVEKLMKYKPLIAVFNGKCIYEMFCRELFGKKPKTLEFGLQPHKIPDCEVALYLMPSSSARCAQFPRAQDKVHFYIKLRELRDHLRGIQRPREIEEINYSFDLHLAKEDAKRVAIKEEQYDPGYEDAYGGAYGEPPAEGGQSQANGHFAFSPSQEKNAEDEGQEASSSKTSQLPNGEGMTQSCPSQFPDQSTEGRGEGEGGGASLSSAV from the exons ATGGACAATAATATGAACGGATCCCTGCCTGTTGGCTCCTCTGCGTATCTACAACAGTG GATTCAGTCGGCTCAGCAGTTCCAAGCCCTCCAAGCCCAATATTCAACCTACAACCGTCTGCCACACTGCCCGGAGGAACACACAGGGGGAACAGTGGCAGCTACATCGCACATTGTTCACCCTCAGCCCGCGATGGAGCAGCAGGAGCCTGCTAATCTGACAAAAC CCCCGCCCAAAAAGCGAGGCCGACCATCTCAGCCCAAGGAACCCAAgccgccaaaggcccccaaGGTCCCAAAGGAACCCAAGCCCCCAAAGGAACCCAAGCCGCCAAAGGAACCCAAGCCCCCAAAGGAACCCAAGCCCCCGAAGGTACCCAAGCCCCCGAAGGAACCCAAGCCTCCGAAGGAACCCAAAGCGCCCAAGGCCAAACCGGGCCCAAAGCCCAAGAAAGGCGCCCAGGGACAGGCGGACGATGGCAAGCAGGAGAAGATTGACGAAAGCTTCAAGAAGGTGAAGAGAAAAGTGGATCGTTTCAAGGGCATGtcggaggaggaggtgatgaaAAAGACCCTGCCGGACCTGCTGGACCACAATCTGGACTATGTCATT ATTGGTATCAATCCAGGACTGATGGCTGCTTTCATCGGACGATGGTTTCCTGGTCCTGGAAATCATTTTT GGAAGTGCCTCTTCCTTTCGGGATTCACCGAAGAGCAACTCAACCACATGCATGACACCACTTTGCCTGGCAAGTACAAAATGGGCTTCACCAACATGGTTGCCAGGGCGACGCCAGGCAGTAAAGACCTGTCTAG CAAAGAGCTGCGTGAAGGGGGCAAAATTCTTGTGGAGAAACTGATGAAATACAAACCTCTCATTGCAGTCTTCAACGGAAAGT GCATATATGAAATGTTCTGTCGAGAACTCTTTGGCAAGAAACCAAAGACGCTGGAGTTTGGTTTGCAGCCTCACAAGATCCCCGACTGTGAGGTG GCTTTGTACTTGATGCCATCATCCAGCGCCCGTTGCGCTCAGTTCCCTCGTGCTCAGGACAAAGTCCACTTTTACATTAAGTTGCGGGAGCTGCGCGACCACCTGCGGGGCATTCAGCGGCCCAGGGAGATTGAAGAGATCAACTACTCATTCGACCTTCACCTGGCCAAGG AGGACGCCAAGAGAGTGGCCATCAAGGAGGAGCAGTACGATCCCGGCTACGAGGACGCCTACGGCGGAGCTTATGGCGAACCGCCGGCCGAGGGAGGCCAGAGTCAAGCCAACGGACACTTTGCCTTCTCGCCaagccaggaaaaaaatgctg AAGACGAAGGACAGGAAGCGAGCTCGTCAAAAACTTCTCAACTACCCAATGGAGAGGGGATGACGCAATCGTGCCCCAGTCAGTTTCCTGATCAAAGCACAGAgggaagaggagaaggagaaggcggAGGAGCTAGCCTGTCCTCAGCCGTATAA
- the tdg.1 gene encoding thymine DNA glycosylase, tandem duplicate 1 isoform X1: MDNNMNGSLPVGSSAYLQQWIQSAQQFQALQAQYSTYNRLPHCPEEHTGGTVAATSHIVHPQPAMEQQEPANLTKPPPKKRGRPSQPKEPKPPKAPKVPKEPKPPKEPKPPKEPKPPKEPKPPKVPKPPKEPKPPKEPKAPKAKPGPKPKKGAQGQADDGKQEKIDESFKKVKRKVDRFKGMSEEEVMKKTLPDLLDHNLDYVIIGINPGLMAAFIGRWFPGPGNHFWKCLFLSGFTEEQLNHMHDTTLPGKYKMGFTNMVARATPGSKDLSSKELREGGKILVEKLMKYKPLIAVFNGKCIYEMFCRELFGKKPKTLEFGLQPHKIPDCEVALYLMPSSSARCAQFPRAQDKVHFYIKLRELRDHLRGIQRPREIEEINYSFDLHLAKEDAKRVAIKEEQYDPGYEDAYGGAYGEPPAEGGQSQANGHFAFSPSQEKNAAEDEGQEASSSKTSQLPNGEGMTQSCPSQFPDQSTEGRGEGEGGGASLSSAV, from the exons ATGGACAATAATATGAACGGATCCCTGCCTGTTGGCTCCTCTGCGTATCTACAACAGTG GATTCAGTCGGCTCAGCAGTTCCAAGCCCTCCAAGCCCAATATTCAACCTACAACCGTCTGCCACACTGCCCGGAGGAACACACAGGGGGAACAGTGGCAGCTACATCGCACATTGTTCACCCTCAGCCCGCGATGGAGCAGCAGGAGCCTGCTAATCTGACAAAAC CCCCGCCCAAAAAGCGAGGCCGACCATCTCAGCCCAAGGAACCCAAgccgccaaaggcccccaaGGTCCCAAAGGAACCCAAGCCCCCAAAGGAACCCAAGCCGCCAAAGGAACCCAAGCCCCCAAAGGAACCCAAGCCCCCGAAGGTACCCAAGCCCCCGAAGGAACCCAAGCCTCCGAAGGAACCCAAAGCGCCCAAGGCCAAACCGGGCCCAAAGCCCAAGAAAGGCGCCCAGGGACAGGCGGACGATGGCAAGCAGGAGAAGATTGACGAAAGCTTCAAGAAGGTGAAGAGAAAAGTGGATCGTTTCAAGGGCATGtcggaggaggaggtgatgaaAAAGACCCTGCCGGACCTGCTGGACCACAATCTGGACTATGTCATT ATTGGTATCAATCCAGGACTGATGGCTGCTTTCATCGGACGATGGTTTCCTGGTCCTGGAAATCATTTTT GGAAGTGCCTCTTCCTTTCGGGATTCACCGAAGAGCAACTCAACCACATGCATGACACCACTTTGCCTGGCAAGTACAAAATGGGCTTCACCAACATGGTTGCCAGGGCGACGCCAGGCAGTAAAGACCTGTCTAG CAAAGAGCTGCGTGAAGGGGGCAAAATTCTTGTGGAGAAACTGATGAAATACAAACCTCTCATTGCAGTCTTCAACGGAAAGT GCATATATGAAATGTTCTGTCGAGAACTCTTTGGCAAGAAACCAAAGACGCTGGAGTTTGGTTTGCAGCCTCACAAGATCCCCGACTGTGAGGTG GCTTTGTACTTGATGCCATCATCCAGCGCCCGTTGCGCTCAGTTCCCTCGTGCTCAGGACAAAGTCCACTTTTACATTAAGTTGCGGGAGCTGCGCGACCACCTGCGGGGCATTCAGCGGCCCAGGGAGATTGAAGAGATCAACTACTCATTCGACCTTCACCTGGCCAAGG AGGACGCCAAGAGAGTGGCCATCAAGGAGGAGCAGTACGATCCCGGCTACGAGGACGCCTACGGCGGAGCTTATGGCGAACCGCCGGCCGAGGGAGGCCAGAGTCAAGCCAACGGACACTTTGCCTTCTCGCCaagccaggaaaaaaatgctg CAGAAGACGAAGGACAGGAAGCGAGCTCGTCAAAAACTTCTCAACTACCCAATGGAGAGGGGATGACGCAATCGTGCCCCAGTCAGTTTCCTGATCAAAGCACAGAgggaagaggagaaggagaaggcggAGGAGCTAGCCTGTCCTCAGCCGTATAA
- the tdg.1 gene encoding thymine DNA glycosylase, tandem duplicate 1 isoform X3, producing the protein MEQQEPANLTKPPPKKRGRPSQPKEPKPPKAPKVPKEPKPPKEPKPPKEPKPPKEPKPPKVPKPPKEPKPPKEPKAPKAKPGPKPKKGAQGQADDGKQEKIDESFKKVKRKVDRFKGMSEEEVMKKTLPDLLDHNLDYVIIGINPGLMAAFIGRWFPGPGNHFWKCLFLSGFTEEQLNHMHDTTLPGKYKMGFTNMVARATPGSKDLSSKELREGGKILVEKLMKYKPLIAVFNGKCIYEMFCRELFGKKPKTLEFGLQPHKIPDCEVALYLMPSSSARCAQFPRAQDKVHFYIKLRELRDHLRGIQRPREIEEINYSFDLHLAKEDAKRVAIKEEQYDPGYEDAYGGAYGEPPAEGGQSQANGHFAFSPSQEKNAAEDEGQEASSSKTSQLPNGEGMTQSCPSQFPDQSTEGRGEGEGGGASLSSAV; encoded by the exons ATGGAGCAGCAGGAGCCTGCTAATCTGACAAAAC CCCCGCCCAAAAAGCGAGGCCGACCATCTCAGCCCAAGGAACCCAAgccgccaaaggcccccaaGGTCCCAAAGGAACCCAAGCCCCCAAAGGAACCCAAGCCGCCAAAGGAACCCAAGCCCCCAAAGGAACCCAAGCCCCCGAAGGTACCCAAGCCCCCGAAGGAACCCAAGCCTCCGAAGGAACCCAAAGCGCCCAAGGCCAAACCGGGCCCAAAGCCCAAGAAAGGCGCCCAGGGACAGGCGGACGATGGCAAGCAGGAGAAGATTGACGAAAGCTTCAAGAAGGTGAAGAGAAAAGTGGATCGTTTCAAGGGCATGtcggaggaggaggtgatgaaAAAGACCCTGCCGGACCTGCTGGACCACAATCTGGACTATGTCATT ATTGGTATCAATCCAGGACTGATGGCTGCTTTCATCGGACGATGGTTTCCTGGTCCTGGAAATCATTTTT GGAAGTGCCTCTTCCTTTCGGGATTCACCGAAGAGCAACTCAACCACATGCATGACACCACTTTGCCTGGCAAGTACAAAATGGGCTTCACCAACATGGTTGCCAGGGCGACGCCAGGCAGTAAAGACCTGTCTAG CAAAGAGCTGCGTGAAGGGGGCAAAATTCTTGTGGAGAAACTGATGAAATACAAACCTCTCATTGCAGTCTTCAACGGAAAGT GCATATATGAAATGTTCTGTCGAGAACTCTTTGGCAAGAAACCAAAGACGCTGGAGTTTGGTTTGCAGCCTCACAAGATCCCCGACTGTGAGGTG GCTTTGTACTTGATGCCATCATCCAGCGCCCGTTGCGCTCAGTTCCCTCGTGCTCAGGACAAAGTCCACTTTTACATTAAGTTGCGGGAGCTGCGCGACCACCTGCGGGGCATTCAGCGGCCCAGGGAGATTGAAGAGATCAACTACTCATTCGACCTTCACCTGGCCAAGG AGGACGCCAAGAGAGTGGCCATCAAGGAGGAGCAGTACGATCCCGGCTACGAGGACGCCTACGGCGGAGCTTATGGCGAACCGCCGGCCGAGGGAGGCCAGAGTCAAGCCAACGGACACTTTGCCTTCTCGCCaagccaggaaaaaaatgctg CAGAAGACGAAGGACAGGAAGCGAGCTCGTCAAAAACTTCTCAACTACCCAATGGAGAGGGGATGACGCAATCGTGCCCCAGTCAGTTTCCTGATCAAAGCACAGAgggaagaggagaaggagaaggcggAGGAGCTAGCCTGTCCTCAGCCGTATAA
- the LOC127597463 gene encoding patatin-like phospholipase domain-containing protein 2 isoform X3: MFARGKEWNISFAGCGFRSVYYLGAVTSILERAPHLVYGASKICGASSGCLVAAALTVGLPIEQLYADVLAVAKEARKHHLSIFHPTFSLQRTVRNSLWEKLPADAHRRASGRLCVSLTRISDGSNVLVSHFDSREELIQVLMCSCFFPVYCGLIPPSYRGQLYMDGALSNNMPLLEHPNTITVAPFCSESDISPKDGAWTAISVHCNNLNIQVTAGNVRRIYTSFLPPAPEELAEIFYSGYTDALCFLRQKDLLGTSSPEEPMDKVDITETALGDQPWWLKHKHAHQLPLNIKRVLCAACRDGGDVLGRQGLCPLEVFYRILTPLVLAVELILLLFKSPVGVA; encoded by the exons ATGTTTGCCCGGGGTAAAGAGTGGAATATTTCCTTTGCTGGCTGCGGTTTCCGTAGTGTTTACTACCTGGGAGCGGTGACGAGCATCCTGGAGCGAGCGCCGCACTTGGTCTACGGGGCCTCCAAGATCTGTGGAGCTTCGTCGGGATGCCTGGTGGCCGCGGCGTTGACCGTCGGACTTCCCATCG AGCAATTGTACGCGGACGTGCTGGCGGTGGCCAAGGAGGCTAgaaagcatcaccttagcatcTTCCACCCGACCTTCAGCCTCCAGCGAACGGTTCGCAACTCCCTGTGGGAGAAGCTTCCGGCAGATGCCCACCGGCGAGCCTCGGGGAGGCTCTGCGTGTCCCTCACCAGGATTAGCGACGGGAGCAACGTCCTGGTGTCCCACTTTGACAGCAGGGAGGAGCTCATACAG GTCCTGATGTGCAGCTGCTTCTTTCCAGTCTACTGTGGCTTGATTCCACCTTCCTACAGAGGACAA CTATACATGGATGGAGCTCTGAGCAACAACATGCCGCTGTTGGAGCATCCTAACACCATCACGGTGGCCCCATTCTGCAGTGAGAGTGACATCAGCCCCAAAGATGGCGCTTGGACCGCCATCTCCGTGCACTGCAATAACCTCAACATCCAGGTGACCGCCGGAAACGTGCGGCGCATCTACACCTCCTTCCTGCCCCCTGCACCAGAG GAGCTGGCTGAGATCTTCTACAGTGGCTACACGGATGCTCTCTGCTTCCTGAGACAAAAAG ATCTGTTAGGTACATCTTCTCCAGAGGAGCCGATGGACAAGGTTGACATTACAGAGACAGCTTTGGGGGACCAACCATGGTGGCTGaagcacaaacatgcacatCAACTCCCGCTCAACATCAAGAGAG TATTATGTGCGGCGTGCCGGGATGGAGGTGATGTACTTGGAAGACAAGGATTGTGTCCACTTGAAGTTTTTTACCGGATACTGACGCCACTGGTGCTTGCGGTTGAGCTGATCTTGCTTCTTTTTAAGAG TCCAGTGGGTGTGGCATAG
- the LOC127597463 gene encoding patatin-like phospholipase domain-containing protein 2 isoform X1 has protein sequence MFARGKEWNISFAGCGFRSVYYLGAVTSILERAPHLVYGASKICGASSGCLVAAALTVGLPIEQLYADVLAVAKEARKHHLSIFHPTFSLQRTVRNSLWEKLPADAHRRASGRLCVSLTRISDGSNVLVSHFDSREELIQVLMCSCFFPVYCGLIPPSYRGQLYMDGALSNNMPLLEHPNTITVAPFCSESDISPKDGAWTAISVHCNNLNIQVTAGNVRRIYTSFLPPAPEELAEIFYSGYTDALCFLRQKDLLGTSSPEEPMDKVDITETALGDQPWWLKHKHAHQLPLNIKRGETIQILCAACRDGGDVLGRQGLCPLEVFYRILTPLVLAVELILLLFKSPVGVA, from the exons ATGTTTGCCCGGGGTAAAGAGTGGAATATTTCCTTTGCTGGCTGCGGTTTCCGTAGTGTTTACTACCTGGGAGCGGTGACGAGCATCCTGGAGCGAGCGCCGCACTTGGTCTACGGGGCCTCCAAGATCTGTGGAGCTTCGTCGGGATGCCTGGTGGCCGCGGCGTTGACCGTCGGACTTCCCATCG AGCAATTGTACGCGGACGTGCTGGCGGTGGCCAAGGAGGCTAgaaagcatcaccttagcatcTTCCACCCGACCTTCAGCCTCCAGCGAACGGTTCGCAACTCCCTGTGGGAGAAGCTTCCGGCAGATGCCCACCGGCGAGCCTCGGGGAGGCTCTGCGTGTCCCTCACCAGGATTAGCGACGGGAGCAACGTCCTGGTGTCCCACTTTGACAGCAGGGAGGAGCTCATACAG GTCCTGATGTGCAGCTGCTTCTTTCCAGTCTACTGTGGCTTGATTCCACCTTCCTACAGAGGACAA CTATACATGGATGGAGCTCTGAGCAACAACATGCCGCTGTTGGAGCATCCTAACACCATCACGGTGGCCCCATTCTGCAGTGAGAGTGACATCAGCCCCAAAGATGGCGCTTGGACCGCCATCTCCGTGCACTGCAATAACCTCAACATCCAGGTGACCGCCGGAAACGTGCGGCGCATCTACACCTCCTTCCTGCCCCCTGCACCAGAG GAGCTGGCTGAGATCTTCTACAGTGGCTACACGGATGCTCTCTGCTTCCTGAGACAAAAAG ATCTGTTAGGTACATCTTCTCCAGAGGAGCCGATGGACAAGGTTGACATTACAGAGACAGCTTTGGGGGACCAACCATGGTGGCTGaagcacaaacatgcacatCAACTCCCGCTCAACATCAAGAGAGGTGAAACCATCCAAA TATTATGTGCGGCGTGCCGGGATGGAGGTGATGTACTTGGAAGACAAGGATTGTGTCCACTTGAAGTTTTTTACCGGATACTGACGCCACTGGTGCTTGCGGTTGAGCTGATCTTGCTTCTTTTTAAGAG TCCAGTGGGTGTGGCATAG
- the LOC127597463 gene encoding patatin-like phospholipase domain-containing protein 2 isoform X2 has protein sequence MFARGKEWNISFAGCGFRSVYYLGAVTSILERAPHLVYGASKICGASSGCLVAAALTVGLPIEQLYADVLAVAKEARKHHLSIFHPTFSLQRTVRNSLWEKLPADAHRRASGRLCVSLTRISDGSNVLVSHFDSREELIQVLMCSCFFPVYCGLIPPSYRGQLYMDGALSNNMPLLEHPNTITVAPFCSESDISPKDGAWTAISVHCNNLNIQVTAGNVRRIYTSFLPPAPEELAEIFYSGYTDALCFLRQKDLLGTSSPEEPMDKVDITETALGDQPWWLKHKHAHQLPLNIKRGETIQILCAACRDGGDVLGRQGLCPLEVFYRILTPLVLAVELILLLFKR, from the exons ATGTTTGCCCGGGGTAAAGAGTGGAATATTTCCTTTGCTGGCTGCGGTTTCCGTAGTGTTTACTACCTGGGAGCGGTGACGAGCATCCTGGAGCGAGCGCCGCACTTGGTCTACGGGGCCTCCAAGATCTGTGGAGCTTCGTCGGGATGCCTGGTGGCCGCGGCGTTGACCGTCGGACTTCCCATCG AGCAATTGTACGCGGACGTGCTGGCGGTGGCCAAGGAGGCTAgaaagcatcaccttagcatcTTCCACCCGACCTTCAGCCTCCAGCGAACGGTTCGCAACTCCCTGTGGGAGAAGCTTCCGGCAGATGCCCACCGGCGAGCCTCGGGGAGGCTCTGCGTGTCCCTCACCAGGATTAGCGACGGGAGCAACGTCCTGGTGTCCCACTTTGACAGCAGGGAGGAGCTCATACAG GTCCTGATGTGCAGCTGCTTCTTTCCAGTCTACTGTGGCTTGATTCCACCTTCCTACAGAGGACAA CTATACATGGATGGAGCTCTGAGCAACAACATGCCGCTGTTGGAGCATCCTAACACCATCACGGTGGCCCCATTCTGCAGTGAGAGTGACATCAGCCCCAAAGATGGCGCTTGGACCGCCATCTCCGTGCACTGCAATAACCTCAACATCCAGGTGACCGCCGGAAACGTGCGGCGCATCTACACCTCCTTCCTGCCCCCTGCACCAGAG GAGCTGGCTGAGATCTTCTACAGTGGCTACACGGATGCTCTCTGCTTCCTGAGACAAAAAG ATCTGTTAGGTACATCTTCTCCAGAGGAGCCGATGGACAAGGTTGACATTACAGAGACAGCTTTGGGGGACCAACCATGGTGGCTGaagcacaaacatgcacatCAACTCCCGCTCAACATCAAGAGAGGTGAAACCATCCAAA TATTATGTGCGGCGTGCCGGGATGGAGGTGATGTACTTGGAAGACAAGGATTGTGTCCACTTGAAGTTTTTTACCGGATACTGACGCCACTGGTGCTTGCGGTTGAGCTGATCTTGCTTCTTTTTAAGAGGTaa
- the LOC127597496 gene encoding uncharacterized protein LOC127597496 yields MSIPVVDFSMASLSVEDISSANLHQLSRELKVAFMELGFVFLKNTGITQEEVDQVMDASRRFFLQPDQLKRLFVRKSFSVNPYHGWAAMETERFHPEKPGDLKEVFNLTSLHPDIKWPSSEAAPGFQETQKTFFHRCKELSLRILRLMALSLDVDPDIFLSAHRLIGTEENCTTLRSSYYPPVNSEQAKEGQLRCGEHSDWGSITLLFQNAEGLQVRHRSREFVYVPCVPGTVLVIVADMMQRWTSDHLVSVPHRVLLPPAGDCSSTRQSLGFFLHPDNDAVVSCIDGSDKYPPLRPSAYVKEREYNSYVRT; encoded by the exons ATGAGCATCCCGGTGGTCGACTTTAGCATGGCTAGCCTCAGCGTCGAGGATATTTCCAGTGCAAACCTTCACCAACTGAGCAGAGAGTTAAAAGTAGCTTTTATGGAACTGGGCTTCGTCTTTTTGAAGAACACTGGCATCACGCAGGAGGAG GTGGATCAAGTGATGGATGCTTCTAGAAGGTTCTTCCTGCAGCCAGATCAGCTCAAGAGGTTGTTCGTGAGGAAATCCTTCTCAGTCAATCCCTACCACGGCTGGGCAGccatggaaactgaaag GTTTCATCCAGAAAAACCGGGAGATCTAAAAGAGGTGTTTAATCTGACTTCACTGCATCCTGACATA AAATGGCCCTCATCTGAGGCGGCCCCGGGATTCCAGGAGACccagaaaacatttttccacCGCTGCAAAGAGCTGAGCCTGCGCATTTTGAGGCTGATGGCCCTCAGTCTGGATGTGGACCCCGATATCTTCCTGAGCGCACACCGCCTGATTGGAA CCGAAGAGAACTGCACGACGCTACGTTCGTCCTACTACCCGCCGGTGAACAGCGAGCAAGCCAAGGAGGGTCAGCTGCGATGCGGAGAGCATTCCGACTGGGGGAGCATCACTTTGCTTTTCCAGAATGCTGAGGGCCTTCAA GTTCGCCATCGTTCCCGCGAGTTCGTCTACGTTCCTTGCGTGCCCGGAACCGTTCTCGTCATCGTCGCCGACATGATGCAGCGTTGGACCAGCGACCATTTGGTCTCTGTG CCCCACAGAGTTTTACTCCCCCCGGCCGGTGACTGCAGTAGCACCCGCCAGTCTCTGGGTTTCTTTCTCCACCCCGACAACGATGCCGTGGTCAGCTGCATCGACGGATCCGACAAGTACCCTCCGTTGCGGCCGAGCGCCTACGTCAAGGAACGCGAATACAACTCCTATGTGCGGACGTAA